The Devosia sp. A16 genome includes a window with the following:
- the recJ gene encoding single-stranded-DNA-specific exonuclease RecJ, whose amino-acid sequence MDDPRPNFLDVSKSALGRAWVDRLNPAAVRTAAAIGQRTDLSEILARIVAGRGVDVDAATTYLQPTIRELMPDPSTLAGMDALAERLARAIADNEPVALFGDYDVDGACSCALMARYLRHFGFDPQVHIPDRIFEGYGPNTAAIDKLVEGGARLLITLDCGTTSDGPIAHARQRGLDVLVIDHHLSDAELPPANALVNPNRPDDISGLGYLCAAGVTFMVLVATNRLLKQRGDTGLPNLMTMIDLVALATVCDVVPLKGLNRAFVARGLEVARTGSNRGIGALALAARLSGPLNAYHLGYLIGPRINAGGRIGDAALGTRLLSLDDEQQALMIAAQLNELNSERQRIEVEAVEEAARAAEAEIGGGEGPPVLVLASANWHPGVVGLIAARLRERFERPTFAIALAPDGTGTGSGRSMPGVDLGSAVIEAVELGLAAKGGGHAMAAGVTLKPGQLGPFRAHVTERLGNSVSEARALTALEIDAAMTARGANPQFVHEIERAGPFGAGSPQPVFAFPAHKARFAEIVGTGGHVKFTLTADDGARLKAIAFRAATTALGEALLSAGNDTPLHMAGTLSIDHWQGREEVQFRLLDAARPGGR is encoded by the coding sequence ATGGACGACCCGCGCCCCAACTTCCTCGATGTGTCGAAATCCGCCCTGGGCCGCGCCTGGGTGGATCGGTTGAACCCCGCAGCGGTACGCACCGCTGCCGCCATCGGTCAGCGGACCGATCTGTCGGAGATTCTTGCCCGCATCGTCGCGGGGCGGGGCGTCGATGTCGATGCGGCTACGACCTACCTGCAGCCCACCATCCGCGAACTGATGCCGGATCCTTCGACGCTCGCCGGCATGGATGCGCTGGCCGAGCGGCTGGCCCGGGCCATAGCCGACAACGAGCCGGTGGCGCTGTTCGGCGACTATGACGTCGACGGTGCCTGTTCCTGCGCCCTGATGGCGCGCTATCTCAGGCACTTCGGGTTCGACCCGCAGGTGCACATCCCCGATCGCATCTTCGAGGGCTATGGTCCCAACACCGCTGCCATCGACAAGCTGGTCGAGGGTGGCGCCAGGCTGCTGATCACCTTGGACTGCGGCACCACCAGCGATGGGCCCATAGCCCACGCGCGCCAACGCGGCCTCGACGTATTGGTGATCGACCATCATCTGTCGGACGCTGAACTGCCCCCGGCCAATGCGCTGGTGAACCCCAACCGCCCCGACGACATTTCAGGCCTCGGCTACCTGTGCGCCGCCGGCGTCACCTTCATGGTGCTGGTGGCGACCAATCGGCTGCTCAAGCAGCGGGGCGACACGGGCCTGCCCAACCTGATGACCATGATCGACCTCGTGGCGCTGGCGACGGTCTGCGATGTCGTGCCGCTCAAGGGGTTGAACCGCGCTTTCGTCGCCCGCGGGCTCGAGGTGGCCCGGACCGGCTCCAATCGCGGCATCGGGGCGCTGGCCCTGGCGGCACGGCTGTCCGGCCCGCTCAATGCTTATCACCTCGGTTACCTGATCGGGCCGCGCATCAATGCCGGCGGTCGCATCGGCGATGCGGCGCTCGGCACTCGGCTGCTGTCGCTCGACGACGAGCAGCAGGCGCTGATGATCGCGGCGCAGCTCAACGAGCTCAACAGCGAACGCCAGCGCATCGAGGTCGAAGCGGTGGAGGAAGCGGCTCGTGCCGCAGAAGCCGAGATCGGCGGCGGCGAGGGCCCCCCGGTGCTGGTGCTGGCATCGGCCAACTGGCACCCCGGCGTGGTCGGGCTGATTGCTGCCCGGCTGCGCGAGCGGTTCGAGCGTCCGACCTTTGCCATCGCGCTGGCGCCGGATGGCACCGGCACCGGGTCCGGTCGCTCCATGCCGGGCGTCGATCTGGGCAGCGCGGTGATCGAGGCGGTGGAGCTGGGCCTCGCCGCCAAGGGCGGCGGGCACGCCATGGCGGCCGGGGTGACGCTGAAGCCGGGCCAGCTTGGGCCGTTTCGCGCCCATGTGACCGAGCGGCTGGGCAACAGCGTCAGCGAGGCGCGGGCGCTGACGGCGCTCGAGATCGACGCAGCGATGACGGCCCGTGGCGCCAATCCGCAGTTCGTCCATGAGATCGAGCGGGCAGGACCGTTCGGCGCGGGCAGCCCGCAGCCGGTGTTCGCGTTTCCCGCGCACAAGGCGCGCTTTGCCGAGATCGTCGGCACGGGTGGCCACGTGAAGTTCACCTTGACCGCCGACGACGGCGCGCGACTCAAGGCCATCGCGTTCCGTGCCGCCACCACGGCGCTGGGCGAAGCGCTGCTGAGCGCCGGCAACGATACGCCGCTGCACATGGCCGGAACGCTCTCCATCGACCATTGGCAAGGCCGCGAGGAGGTGCAGTTCCGCCTGCTGGACGCGGCCCGGCCCGGCGGACGCTGA
- a CDS encoding SAM-dependent methyltransferase, protein MDKLAVETRAASPTPWTHLLSTIAAFVGKRLIGRPRHGAVTITFPNGRARTFGNPATGVHAHLTLRNFKVLQKTLQRGTVGFAQAYIDGDVEIEDLTMLFRYFLQNRDVLDSGENSWYGRAAQDITYHLSRHNSKEGSKKNISEHYDLGNDFYAEWLDPSMTYSSAIFTSEDQSLTDAQHTKYRRVAELAGVAAGHRVLEIGCGWGGFAETAAKDFGAEVYGITLSAEQLKYANERLQRQGLDKLAVMHFEDYRDTRGEFDHVASIEMIEAVGEEHWPSYFKTVHDRLKPGGTASIQAITIGERDFADYRARPDFIQRFIFPGGMLLTKTAMKEQGDKVGLILENVETFRLSYARTLKLWRERFLDRWADIKKLGYTEEFRRKWVYYLSYCEAGFFEGSIDVGIYQYRRPA, encoded by the coding sequence ATGGATAAGCTTGCGGTTGAAACGAGGGCAGCGTCGCCCACGCCGTGGACCCATCTGCTCTCGACTATTGCGGCTTTTGTCGGAAAGCGGCTGATCGGCCGCCCCAGGCACGGCGCCGTCACCATCACGTTCCCCAACGGTCGGGCACGCACCTTCGGCAATCCGGCGACCGGGGTGCATGCGCACCTGACGCTGCGCAACTTCAAGGTGCTGCAGAAGACGCTGCAGCGCGGCACCGTCGGCTTCGCCCAGGCCTATATCGACGGCGATGTCGAGATCGAAGATCTCACCATGCTGTTCCGCTACTTCCTGCAGAACCGTGACGTGCTCGATAGCGGCGAGAACTCCTGGTACGGCCGCGCCGCCCAGGACATCACCTATCACCTGAGCCGCCACAACTCGAAAGAGGGTAGTAAGAAGAACATCTCCGAGCACTACGACCTCGGTAATGACTTCTATGCCGAGTGGCTCGACCCCTCGATGACCTATTCCTCGGCCATCTTCACCTCCGAGGACCAGTCGCTCACCGACGCCCAGCACACCAAATACCGGCGCGTCGCCGAACTGGCGGGCGTTGCCGCCGGGCACCGCGTGCTCGAGATCGGCTGTGGCTGGGGCGGCTTTGCCGAAACTGCGGCCAAGGATTTCGGCGCCGAGGTCTACGGCATTACGCTCTCGGCGGAGCAGCTGAAATACGCCAATGAGCGCCTCCAGCGGCAGGGCCTCGACAAGCTTGCCGTCATGCATTTCGAGGACTATCGCGACACCCGGGGCGAGTTCGACCACGTCGCTTCGATCGAGATGATCGAGGCGGTAGGCGAGGAGCATTGGCCGAGTTACTTCAAGACGGTGCACGACCGGCTGAAGCCGGGAGGCACCGCGTCGATCCAGGCCATCACCATCGGCGAGCGCGACTTTGCCGATTATCGGGCGCGGCCGGATTTCATCCAGCGCTTCATCTTCCCCGGCGGCATGCTGCTGACCAAGACGGCGATGAAGGAGCAGGGCGACAAGGTAGGGCTGATCCTCGAGAACGTCGAGACCTTCCGGCTGAGCTACGCCAGGACCCTCAAACTCTGGCGCGAGCGCTTCCTCGACCGCTGGGCCGATATCAAGAAGCTCGGCTACACTGAGGAATTCCGCCGCAAGTGGGTCTACTACCTGAGCTATTGCGAGGCTGGATTCTTCGAAGGCTCGATCGACGTCGGCATCTACCAGTACCGCCGTCCGGCCTGA
- a CDS encoding nucleoside hydrolase, whose translation MQTLKVIYDTDPGVDDAMALLLLARHPRVELIGVTTVFGNADIATTTRNALYLKQKLGFSAPVAKGAGAPLVGEADTPPTFVHGMNGLGDIALPQIAAIADLRPAHQLIIDLVKANPGEVTIIAVGRMTNLERAMREAPEIVPLVKQIVVMGGAFGRNGHTGNVTPVAEANIWGDPDAADIVFGAAWPIAIAGLDVTQATVMSEAYVAKLAADAGEDGAFVRAISAFYQNFHRESAGLDGFYVHDSSAVALALHPEFYQTETGAIRVVTEGIAIGQTIIKPDGRNYPPGAWDGRPRQTIAVGVDAEAVLRFYRQTLVGK comes from the coding sequence ATGCAAACACTCAAAGTCATCTACGATACCGACCCCGGCGTCGACGACGCCATGGCCCTGCTGCTGCTCGCCCGTCACCCGCGGGTCGAACTGATCGGCGTCACCACGGTGTTCGGCAATGCCGATATCGCCACGACGACGCGCAACGCGCTCTATCTCAAGCAGAAACTCGGCTTTTCGGCGCCCGTGGCGAAGGGCGCGGGGGCGCCGCTGGTGGGTGAGGCGGACACTCCCCCGACCTTTGTGCACGGCATGAACGGGCTCGGCGACATTGCCCTGCCGCAGATCGCCGCGATCGCCGACCTGCGCCCGGCCCACCAGTTGATCATCGACCTGGTGAAAGCCAACCCGGGCGAGGTCACCATCATTGCCGTGGGCCGGATGACCAATCTCGAGCGCGCCATGCGCGAGGCGCCCGAGATCGTCCCCCTGGTGAAGCAGATCGTGGTAATGGGCGGCGCCTTCGGCCGCAACGGCCATACCGGCAATGTCACACCGGTGGCCGAGGCCAACATCTGGGGCGATCCGGATGCGGCAGATATCGTCTTCGGCGCGGCCTGGCCGATCGCCATCGCCGGGCTCGACGTGACGCAGGCGACGGTGATGAGCGAAGCTTACGTGGCCAAACTCGCCGCCGATGCCGGCGAGGACGGCGCGTTCGTGCGCGCCATTTCGGCCTTCTACCAGAACTTCCACCGCGAGAGTGCAGGCCTCGACGGCTTCTATGTGCACGACTCGAGCGCCGTAGCGCTGGCGCTGCACCCGGAGTTCTACCAGACGGAGACCGGCGCCATCCGCGTGGTCACCGAGGGCATCGCCATCGGCCAGACCATCATCAAGCCGGATGGCCGGAACTATCCGCCCGGTGCCTGGGACGGCCGGCCGAGGCAGACGATTGCGGTCGGCGTCGACGCAGAGGCCGTGCTGCGGTTCTATCGGCAGACGCTGGTGGGGAAGTAG
- a CDS encoding ABC transporter substrate-binding protein codes for MSLKTLAAAAFATLMVSAPGAAFAEAWSYVDGSGATVTLDHVPTRIIASQDAAAGLIPLGIRPVGIYVDSAVAEAKALEGLDLSGIEIIGEAWGEVSVEKAAALKPDLVVGEWWPLDQTWSGGADVVNALKPLAPVTGPKQGASVVNLIEDYEELARSLGADLAAPEVAAAKAAFEAAREKFKAAVAAKPDLTALAVWAGTDALYVAATEGSSELMDFASWGLKLIDPALADDRGYWETLSWENADKYQPDLILVDNRSKATMETAKAQATWTTLRAAAAGQVTDWPAFWLRNYAAYARELDKLSTAIAAADASIGD; via the coding sequence ATGTCCCTCAAGACGCTTGCCGCGGCTGCCTTCGCGACACTTATGGTTTCGGCACCAGGAGCCGCCTTCGCCGAGGCCTGGAGCTACGTCGATGGCTCGGGCGCCACCGTGACGCTGGACCATGTGCCGACCCGTATCATCGCCAGCCAGGATGCGGCAGCTGGCCTCATCCCGCTCGGCATCCGCCCGGTCGGCATCTACGTCGACAGCGCCGTTGCCGAGGCCAAGGCATTGGAAGGGCTCGACCTGAGCGGCATCGAGATCATCGGCGAGGCTTGGGGCGAGGTCAGCGTGGAAAAGGCTGCCGCCCTGAAGCCGGACCTGGTCGTCGGCGAGTGGTGGCCGCTCGACCAGACCTGGAGCGGCGGCGCCGACGTGGTCAACGCACTGAAGCCGCTGGCGCCGGTCACGGGCCCGAAGCAGGGGGCCTCGGTCGTCAACCTGATCGAGGACTATGAGGAACTGGCCCGGAGCCTTGGTGCCGATCTCGCGGCACCCGAGGTCGCCGCGGCCAAGGCCGCCTTCGAAGCGGCTCGCGAAAAATTCAAGGCCGCCGTCGCGGCCAAGCCCGACCTCACCGCGCTCGCCGTCTGGGCCGGCACCGACGCTCTCTATGTCGCTGCAACCGAAGGCTCCTCCGAGCTGATGGATTTCGCCTCCTGGGGCCTCAAGCTGATCGATCCGGCGCTTGCCGATGACCGCGGCTACTGGGAGACGCTGAGCTGGGAGAACGCCGACAAGTACCAGCCGGACCTGATCCTCGTCGACAACCGCTCCAAGGCCACCATGGAGACGGCGAAGGCCCAGGCCACCTGGACGACGCTCCGCGCCGCTGCGGCGGGGCAGGTGACCGACTGGCCGGCGTTCTGGTTGCGCAACTACGCCGCCTATGCCCGCGAGCTCGATAAGCTCAGCACCGCCATAGCCGCCGCCGACGCCAGCATCGGCGACTGA